A genome region from Crossiella equi includes the following:
- a CDS encoding class I adenylate-forming enzyme family protein, whose protein sequence is MIDHLPPGARVVVRLPNGPDLARALLDCFDRELVAVPLPPRGVATEEIVARVNASAVLDTGGWRETGLPAEHPDAEGLAFLMFTSGSTGPQKGVMLSRAAVLGNAAKTAALHGLTPDRPHGTCLPLYHCNALVMSLLGTHLTGAPLVLGSTDPVAYFEALRSGGARTASIVPALLADLVEVAPEWPEGLEYLITAAAPLTTDLARRFHDRYGPRLRQGYGLTEAVNFSFTTPLLAPDAFTRQYLSAHPPVGEELPETELRLVDGEVWVRTPDLMRGYWQDPAATAAALTEDGWLRTGDLGELREGLLVLRGRSGERINRGGEKHYPLEVERSWQGGGRYTAVAVAEPALGEEIGLVTANATVEEVRAVCTSAALRPAVVQFGGLRTTATGKPQRKAMGRAMAALRLAPARYERLLRYASATAHDLLREGVADAGLRALAEHVDPAREGADPVYEALDFLRDNWGTTDEDAKTHWRKQISAEWPLAGYAELAERLREAHPGVVVSAHLPTTTTPDGTPWALGPLLSFLDCPQPTTDHWAALRSLRESGFAVTGCALVRAGRHDLGGVLWAHTPTTSGTGGDA, encoded by the coding sequence ATGATCGACCACCTGCCACCGGGCGCCCGGGTGGTGGTGCGGCTGCCCAACGGGCCGGACCTGGCCAGGGCCCTGCTCGACTGCTTCGACCGCGAGCTGGTCGCCGTACCGCTGCCACCGCGCGGGGTGGCCACCGAGGAGATCGTGGCCCGGGTCAACGCCTCCGCCGTGCTGGACACCGGCGGCTGGCGCGAGACCGGCCTGCCCGCCGAGCACCCGGACGCCGAGGGCCTGGCCTTCCTGATGTTCACCTCGGGCTCGACCGGTCCGCAGAAGGGCGTGATGCTCAGCCGCGCGGCCGTGCTGGGCAACGCGGCCAAGACCGCCGCGCTGCACGGGCTCACCCCGGACCGCCCGCACGGCACCTGCCTGCCGCTCTACCACTGCAACGCGCTGGTGATGTCGCTGCTGGGCACACACCTGACCGGTGCGCCGCTGGTGCTGGGCAGCACCGACCCGGTCGCCTACTTCGAGGCGCTGCGCTCGGGCGGGGCACGCACGGCCTCGATCGTGCCCGCGCTGCTGGCCGACCTGGTCGAGGTCGCACCGGAGTGGCCGGAGGGCCTGGAGTACCTGATCACCGCGGCGGCGCCGTTGACCACCGACCTGGCGCGCCGCTTCCACGACCGCTACGGCCCCCGGCTGCGGCAGGGGTACGGGCTGACCGAGGCGGTGAACTTCAGCTTCACCACCCCGCTGCTGGCCCCGGACGCCTTCACCCGCCAGTACCTGTCCGCGCACCCGCCGGTCGGCGAGGAGCTGCCGGAGACCGAGCTGCGGCTGGTGGACGGCGAGGTCTGGGTGCGCACCCCCGACCTCATGCGCGGCTACTGGCAGGACCCGGCGGCCACGGCCGCGGCGCTGACCGAGGACGGCTGGCTGCGCACCGGCGACCTGGGCGAGCTGCGCGAGGGCCTGCTGGTGCTGCGCGGGCGGTCCGGCGAGCGGATCAACCGGGGCGGTGAGAAGCACTACCCGCTGGAGGTCGAACGGAGCTGGCAGGGCGGCGGCCGGTACACCGCGGTGGCGGTGGCCGAACCCGCGCTGGGCGAGGAGATCGGCCTGGTCACCGCGAACGCCACCGTCGAGGAGGTGCGCGCGGTGTGCACGAGTGCCGCGCTGCGCCCGGCGGTGGTGCAGTTCGGCGGGCTGCGCACCACCGCGACCGGCAAACCGCAGCGCAAGGCCATGGGCCGGGCGATGGCGGCCCTCCGGCTGGCCCCGGCCCGCTACGAACGCCTGCTCCGCTACGCCTCGGCCACCGCCCACGACCTGCTGCGCGAGGGCGTGGCGGACGCGGGCCTGCGAGCCCTGGCCGAACACGTGGACCCCGCCCGCGAGGGCGCGGACCCGGTGTACGAGGCCCTGGACTTCCTGCGGGACAACTGGGGCACCACTGACGAGGACGCAAAAACCCACTGGCGCAAGCAGATCAGCGCGGAATGGCCCCTGGCGGGCTACGCCGAACTGGCCGAACGCCTGCGCGAGGCCCACCCGGGCGTGGTGGTCTCCGCCCACCTGCCCACGACCACCACCCCCGACGGCACCCCGTGGGCCCTGGGCCCCCTGCTGTCCTTCTTGGACTGTCCCCAGCCCACCACAGACCACTGGGCGGCCCTGAGGAGCCTGCGCGAGTCAGGCTTCGCGGTCACCGGCTGCGCCCTGGTCCGAGCGGGCCGCCACGACCTGGGCGGCGTGCTGTGGGCCCACACCCCGACTACGAGCGGAACCGGAGGCGACGCATGA